From bacterium, a single genomic window includes:
- a CDS encoding transposase, which produces MITSLPKEAQGYLENWIKDALSSAVGTFRIIAESFRDKLQYIINWFKKKISSAISEGINNKIKQLKCIAYGYKDADYFRLKIHQPCGLLNHRRYLQ; this is translated from the coding sequence ATGATTACGAGTCTCCCGAAAGAAGCACAAGGCTATCTTGAGAATTGGATCAAAGACGCGCTCTCAAGCGCCGTAGGAACCTTTAGGATTATCGCCGAAAGCTTCCGGGATAAACTACAGTACATCATTAACTGGTTCAAGAAAAAGATAAGCTCGGCTATATCAGAAGGGATTAACAATAAAATTAAGCAACTTAAATGTATAGCTTACGGATACAAGGACGCTGATTACTTTAGGCTGAAAATTCACCAGCCTTGCGGGTTATTAAATCATAGGAGATATCTACAATAA
- a CDS encoding cupin domain-containing protein, whose protein sequence is MAEIKIEKPSIEKLESIGVKNWSSWECKPSTFDWEYTSDETAYILEGKVKVITSTEEVEINKGDLVTFPKGLKCTWKVMEKIRKVYNM, encoded by the coding sequence ATGGCCGAGATAAAGATAGAAAAGCCTTCTATTGAAAAATTAGAATCAATAGGAGTAAAGAATTGGAGTAGCTGGGAATGCAAGCCATCAACTTTTGATTGGGAATATACTAGTGATGAAACGGCGTATATTTTAGAGGGAAAAGTAAAAGTTATTACTTCGACAGAAGAAGTAGAAATTAATAAAGGAGATCTGGTTACTTTTCCCAAGGGACTTAAGTGTACCTGGAAAGTAATGGAAAAGATTAGAAAAGTATATAATATGTAA
- the lon gene encoding endopeptidase La yields the protein MPLLPLRDIVIFPYMVVPLFVGRERSVVALEKAILKERLTLLCTQKKANVNEPLEDDIYKMGTISEILQLLKLPDGTTKVLIEGIARARVVEYLENPDYFYVKIKKVREEFFKTSKMEALMRMLISEFEEYIKLNPHLPSEAMSIIKNIDNPGRLADVISAHLNLSVANKQEILELVDYEERIKKIFTLLNSEIEILGIEKKIQGEVRKQIEKSQKEYYLHEQIKAIQKELGKGNDSINEIKEIKKQIKEAKLPKEVEEKSLRELSRLEKMPLMSAEGAVIRNYLSWVVSLPWSKQTKDKIDIDEAEKILEKDHYGLKKAKERIIEYLAVQKLVKKMKGSILCFTGPPGTGKTSVAKSIAKAMGRKFVRLSLGGVRDEAEIRGHRMTYVAALPGRIIQSIRKAGSKNPVFLLDEVDKMSTDFRGDPSSALLEVLDPEQNSSFSDHYLEVPFDLSDVMFITTANVLYSIPIPLQDRMEVLEFPSYTEEEKKKIAEQFLIPKQVKAHGLKKENIKISLEVLTSIVGKYTREAGVRNLERELATLCRKVAKDIVKGKNKKKLYLITEEDLVKYLGPSKFKKEITEEENKVGVVTGLAWTSTGGDILTVEATLMPGRGNLILTGQLGEVMKESAQAALSYARSNAKLLNIDDLNFYKKSDLHIHFPEGAIPKDGPSAGITMVVALVSLLVNKAVNRKIAMTGEVTLRGRILAIGGIKEKILAAHRANLFKVIIPKDNEKNLIDVPKEVLDKLEIILVENVEDVLKVALIEKEKILEKKDQ from the coding sequence ATGCCACTTTTACCTTTAAGAGATATTGTTATCTTTCCTTATATGGTTGTTCCTCTTTTTGTAGGCAGAGAAAGATCTGTCGTGGCTTTGGAAAAAGCAATCTTAAAAGAGCGCTTAACCTTATTATGTACTCAAAAGAAAGCCAATGTTAATGAACCCTTAGAAGATGATATTTATAAAATGGGCACTATTTCTGAAATACTACAACTTTTAAAACTTCCAGATGGAACAACTAAGGTCTTAATTGAAGGAATTGCTCGAGCCAGAGTGGTAGAATATTTAGAAAATCCTGATTATTTTTATGTAAAGATAAAAAAAGTAAGGGAAGAGTTTTTTAAGACCAGCAAGATGGAAGCCTTAATGCGCATGTTGATTAGTGAATTTGAAGAATATATTAAATTAAATCCTCATCTTCCTTCTGAGGCAATGTCGATTATCAAAAATATAGATAATCCTGGGAGATTGGCTGATGTGATTAGTGCTCATTTAAATTTAAGTGTGGCTAATAAACAAGAAATTTTGGAACTAGTTGACTATGAAGAACGAATTAAGAAGATTTTTACTTTATTAAACTCAGAGATTGAAATCTTAGGAATTGAAAAAAAGATTCAAGGAGAAGTCCGGAAGCAAATAGAGAAATCACAAAAGGAATATTACCTCCATGAACAAATAAAAGCTATTCAAAAAGAATTAGGTAAAGGCAATGATTCGATCAATGAAATTAAGGAGATCAAGAAACAAATAAAAGAAGCTAAGCTACCTAAGGAAGTTGAAGAAAAATCATTAAGAGAGCTTTCGCGTTTAGAAAAAATGCCTCTTATGTCTGCAGAAGGGGCGGTAATTAGGAACTATTTAAGTTGGGTGGTTTCTCTTCCCTGGTCTAAACAAACTAAGGATAAGATTGATATTGACGAAGCGGAAAAGATTTTAGAGAAAGATCACTATGGTTTAAAGAAAGCCAAAGAAAGAATTATTGAATATTTAGCTGTCCAAAAATTAGTTAAAAAGATGAAAGGTTCCATTTTATGTTTTACGGGACCTCCAGGGACAGGAAAAACTTCAGTCGCTAAATCTATTGCTAAAGCGATGGGAAGAAAATTTGTCCGTCTTTCTTTAGGAGGAGTAAGAGATGAAGCCGAAATTAGAGGTCATCGCATGACTTATGTTGCGGCTTTGCCAGGAAGAATTATTCAGTCGATTAGAAAAGCTGGTTCTAAAAATCCTGTCTTTTTGTTAGATGAAGTAGACAAGATGAGTACAGATTTTAGAGGCGATCCTTCTTCTGCCTTATTAGAAGTATTAGACCCAGAACAAAATAGTTCCTTTAGTGATCATTATTTAGAAGTTCCTTTTGATTTATCTGATGTCATGTTTATTACCACGGCCAATGTTTTATACTCTATTCCTATTCCTCTCCAAGATCGGATGGAAGTTTTAGAATTTCCAAGTTATACTGAGGAAGAAAAAAAGAAAATTGCCGAACAGTTTTTAATTCCTAAACAAGTTAAAGCCCATGGCTTAAAGAAAGAAAATATTAAGATTAGCTTGGAAGTCCTGACTTCGATTGTTGGGAAATATACTCGAGAGGCAGGAGTTAGGAATTTAGAACGAGAATTAGCTACTTTATGTCGAAAAGTAGCTAAAGACATAGTAAAAGGTAAGAATAAGAAGAAATTGTATCTAATTACAGAGGAAGATTTAGTTAAATACTTAGGTCCCTCTAAATTTAAAAAAGAAATAACCGAAGAAGAAAATAAAGTAGGTGTCGTTACAGGATTAGCTTGGACTTCGACCGGAGGTGATATTTTAACAGTGGAAGCTACTTTAATGCCAGGAAGAGGTAATTTAATTTTAACTGGTCAATTAGGTGAAGTAATGAAAGAGTCGGCCCAAGCAGCTTTAAGTTATGCTCGTTCCAATGCAAAATTATTAAATATTGATGATCTTAATTTTTATAAGAAATCTGATCTCCATATTCATTTTCCAGAAGGAGCTATTCCTAAAGATGGTCCTTCGGCTGGTATAACTATGGTAGTAGCCTTAGTATCTTTGTTAGTTAATAAGGCAGTAAATCGTAAAATAGCGATGACTGGTGAAGTTACCTTGCGAGGTAGAATTTTAGCGATCGGAGGGATTAAAGAAAAGATTTTAGCTGCTCATCGAGCTAATTTATTTAAAGTGATTATTCCTAAAGATAATGAAAAAAATCTAATTGATGTTCCTAAAGAAGTATTAGATAAGTTAGAAATAATCTTGGTAGAGAATGTAGAAGATGTCCTAAAAGTAGCTTTAATAGAAAAAGAAAAGATCTTGGAGAAAAAAGATCAATAG